One genomic segment of Synechococcus sp. PCC 7335 includes these proteins:
- a CDS encoding DUF4158 domain-containing protein: MKRQWEPEELIEQFTLMPSELALLPDEITNAAAQNRLGFAILLKFFQVEGRFPQHAGEVPKAITDFIAQQLSLSTEDSRQYKWSSRTMKRHRGQIRAFLGVGPMTQSDQQELKRWLIEEILPLGLSFEALKAQAYGQLQKLKVEPPAAKELERLLRSAARLHERSFCKQIAAELSAKTRASINALLNTESPLEDESSQFRQSQLSYLKTDPGRLGLKSLLKEIEKLQRIHELELPSALFNQAVPKLVQQYRRRASTEPPRELRRHPPAIRYTLVAAFCWQREREIMDDLVTLLIQIIHRLSISAERRVERELIASFKRVNRKETLLLKIATASLKQPEGAVRDVVYPVADPETLQSLIDEQSAGETYHEKVHTRIRASYLHHYRRMVPAILDALSFHSNNEQHQPVVQALAILKRYQESNRRFYDADEALVIEGVLPTNWPELIGETDSDGEVRINRVNYEICVLQALREKLRARAVWVARAGRYGNPEQDLPHDFEAHREVYYQELSQPLEAEAFIQQLQQTMQTELSQLNQGMPKNKGVRIQTRKNGWISGVFAQPLEKV; this comes from the coding sequence ATGAAGCGACAGTGGGAACCAGAGGAGCTAATCGAGCAGTTTACGCTGATGCCATCAGAGCTAGCGCTGCTACCTGATGAGATCACTAACGCCGCCGCGCAAAATAGACTGGGCTTTGCCATCCTGCTCAAGTTCTTCCAAGTAGAAGGGCGATTCCCTCAGCACGCTGGCGAGGTGCCAAAAGCGATCACCGATTTCATTGCTCAGCAGCTGAGTCTATCGACAGAGGACTCCCGACAATACAAATGGTCAAGTCGAACGATGAAGCGGCATCGTGGTCAAATCCGAGCCTTCCTTGGCGTTGGACCGATGACTCAGAGTGATCAGCAAGAGCTGAAGCGCTGGCTGATAGAGGAGATCTTACCATTGGGCCTTTCTTTTGAAGCGCTCAAAGCGCAAGCTTACGGACAGCTACAGAAACTCAAAGTTGAGCCACCTGCGGCGAAAGAGCTAGAACGTCTACTGCGCTCTGCGGCCCGTCTGCATGAGCGCAGCTTCTGTAAACAGATCGCGGCTGAGCTATCGGCAAAGACCCGCGCCAGCATCAATGCCCTGCTGAACACTGAAAGCCCGCTAGAAGATGAAAGCAGCCAGTTCAGACAGTCGCAGTTGAGCTACCTGAAAACAGACCCAGGACGGCTAGGACTTAAAAGTCTGTTGAAAGAGATCGAGAAACTACAGCGCATCCATGAGCTAGAGCTGCCTTCGGCGCTATTCAACCAGGCGGTTCCTAAGCTGGTGCAACAATATCGCCGTCGGGCATCCACCGAACCGCCAAGAGAGCTGAGACGCCATCCACCAGCGATTCGTTACACCCTGGTCGCGGCGTTCTGCTGGCAGCGAGAACGAGAGATTATGGATGATCTAGTCACCTTGCTAATCCAAATCATTCATCGCCTGAGTATCAGCGCCGAACGGCGAGTTGAGCGCGAACTGATTGCTAGCTTCAAGCGGGTCAACCGCAAAGAGACCTTGCTATTGAAGATTGCGACTGCTTCTCTTAAACAACCAGAAGGCGCAGTAAGAGATGTTGTCTATCCGGTGGCCGACCCCGAGACATTACAGTCACTGATTGATGAGCAGAGTGCGGGCGAGACCTATCACGAGAAGGTGCATACTCGGATTCGAGCGTCCTATCTGCATCACTATCGGCGGATGGTGCCTGCCATCCTGGATGCTTTGAGCTTTCACTCTAATAATGAACAACATCAGCCTGTTGTCCAGGCTTTGGCGATTCTCAAACGCTATCAGGAGAGCAACCGTCGCTTCTATGACGCAGACGAAGCACTAGTAATTGAAGGCGTATTGCCCACTAACTGGCCAGAGCTGATCGGCGAAACCGATAGTGACGGGGAAGTCCGCATCAACCGGGTCAACTACGAGATCTGCGTGTTGCAAGCGCTGCGCGAGAAGCTCCGCGCTCGGGCGGTTTGGGTTGCCAGGGCCGGACGCTACGGCAATCCAGAACAGGATCTCCCCCACGACTTTGAGGCTCACCGCGAGGTCTACTACCAGGAACTCAGTCAGCCGCTAGAAGCAGAGGCGTTCATCCAACAGCTCCAGCAGACGATGCAAACAGAACTGAGCCAGCTGAACCAGGGAATGCCGAAGAACAAAGGGGTTCGCATTCAAACGCGCAAGAATGGCTGGATCTCGGGGGTTTTTGCACAACCCCTCGAAAAGGTATAG